The Phoenix dactylifera cultivar Barhee BC4 unplaced genomic scaffold, palm_55x_up_171113_PBpolish2nd_filt_p 000241F, whole genome shotgun sequence genome has a window encoding:
- the LOC103718044 gene encoding probable protein-S-isoprenylcysteine O-methyltransferase: MALGLAARIQLLRFLAAVLFFHGSEYILAASIHGRSSVTLSSLLISKQYAVAMICALLEYKIELVFFPELKENWWMSNIGLMMVIIGEVIRKAAVLTARRSFTHTIRVYYENHHQLITHGIYRFMRHPGYCGFFIWATGTQLMLCNPICIVAFTMVTWRFFYRRIRFEEFFLRQFFGSQYVEYARRVPSGLPFIK; this comes from the exons ATGGCACTGGGTTTAGCCGCCCGCATCCAGCTATTGCGATTCCTCGCCGCGGTTCTTTTCTTCCATGGCTCCGAGTACATCCTCGCCGCCTCCATCCACGGCCGCTCCAGCGTAACCTTGAGCT CACTTTTGATTAGCAAGCAATATGCTGTTGCAATGATTTGTGCATTGCTAGAGTACAAGATAGAGCTAGTCTTCTTTccagaattgaaggagaattggTGGATGAGCAACATTGGCCTTATGATGGTAATAATAGGGGAGGTCATACGGAAAGCTGCTGTTTTAACGGCTCGCCGTTCCTTCACACACACCATCAGAGTTTATTATGAAAATCACCATCAGTTGATCACTCATGGAATTTATAG ATTCATGCGCCATCCAGGGTATTGTGGCTTTTTTATCTGGGCAACTGGAACTCAGCTTATGCTCTGCAATCCCATATGCATCGTAGCCTTTACAATGGTCACCTGGCGattcttttataggaggatacG ATTTGAAGAGTTCTTCTTGAGGCAGTTTTTTGGCTCCCAGTATGTGGAATATGCACGGCGAGTTCCTTCTGGACTTCCTTTCATAAAATGA